The Stutzerimonas stutzeri RCH2 genomic interval GAGGGCTTCGACGTCGCCAAAAGTCTTTTGCCCTATCTGATTGCCATGCTCTGCGCCATCGGCGCGCTGCGGGCATCCGGCGCGTTGGATCTTGGTCTTGAAGGCATCCGTTGGCTGGTCGAGGCGCTGGGTTGGGATACGCGCTTCGTCGATGCCTTGCCCACGGCGCTGGTCAAGCCGTTCTCGGGCAGTGCGGCACGGGCGATGCTGATCGAAACGATGCAAAGCCAGGGTGTGGATAGCTTCCCGGCGCTGGTGGCCGCGACGGTACAGGGCAGTACCGAAACCACCTTCTATGTGCTGGCGGTGTATTTCGGTGCGGTGGGCATCCAGCGGGCGCGTCATGCGGTGGGTTGCGCGCTGGTGGCGGATCTGGCCGGGATCATCGCGGCGATCAGCGTGTGCTACTGGTTCTTCGGCTAAGCGACCGGACGCCAGGACTGCGCCGTCCAGCGCGCGGCGGCGCTAGTCAGCGATAGCATTTTCCGGACAAAGAAAAACCCCGGCCACGCTTGTGCATGGCCGGGGTTTTCAGGTGCCTGGCGCCGACGGGATCAGCGTTGCCTGCGACGCCGCTGCATCCAGACGATCAGCGCGAACAGCAGGAAGCCCGGTGCCCACATGAGCTCCTTCGGCCAGCGATCGGTCGGTGCGCGCACCGAGAGGATCTGCTGATCGAACTCCAGACCGGCCTCGGCCGCCGGGCTGCCGAAGGTGACGCTGTCGACCAGCAGTTTGCCGTCCTCTTCGTAAGTCAGCAGGCCGATCTTCTCCAGCTTCTCCTCGCCCGAGGCGCCGTCCGGGATCGCCAGCAACAGGACGAATTCGCGCGGGTCACCCACGGCGTCTTCGCCCAGCACGCGCAGGCGCAGCTGACTGTCCTCGTCGACGTTGCCCAGGGCCTCGACCAGCTGCGCCGGCGGAATCTCCTGGTAAGGGTCGTGGATCATGTCCATCCAGAATCCCGGGCGGAACAACGTGAAGGCGACCAGCAACAGCAGCACGCTTTCGTACCAGCGGCTGCGCACCAGGAAGTAGCCTTGGGTGCCAGCGGCGAACACCAGCATGGCGATGGTCGCCACGATGAAGATCAGCACGCCGTGCCAGAAGTCCACGCCGATCAGCAGCAGGTCGGTGTTGAAGATGAACAGGAACGGCAGCGCCGCGGTGCGCAGGCTGTAGTAGAAAGCCGTCACCCCGGTTCGGATCGGGTCGCCCTTGGACACAGCCGCCGCTGCGAACGAGGCCAGGCCCACTGGTGGTGTCACGTCAGCCATGATGCCGAAATAGAAGACGAACAGATGCACCGCAATCAGCGGCACGATCAGGCCGTTCTGCTGCCCCAGCGCCACGATCACCGGCGCCAGCAGGCTGGACACCACGATGTAGTTGGCGGTGGTTGGCAGGCCCATGCCGAGGATCAGGCTGAGGAACGCGGTGAGCAGCAGCATCAGCAGCAGGTTGCCCATCGACAGCAGTTCGACCAGATCGGCGAGGACCAGGCCGACGCCGGTCTGCGACACGGCACCGACGATGATGCCGGCCGCTGCGGTGGCGATACCGATGCCGATCATGTTGCGTGCGCCGGCGATCAGGCCTTCGCGCAGGTCGATCACGCCGTCCATGAAGGTGCCGTCCGGGTGGCTGCGGTCATGGCGCATCCACGACAGCAGCGGGCGCTGGGTCAGCAGGATGATCACCAGCATCACCGAGCCCCAGAAGGCCGAGAGGCCGGGCGACAGACGCTCGATCATCAGGCACCAGACCAGCACCACCACCGGCAGCAGAAAATGCAGGCCGGAGAGCAGTACCGGACGGGTTTCCGGCAGCTTTTCCAGCGGCATGTTCGGGTCTTCATGAGGCAGCGGCGGGTTGCTCGCGGCGATCTTCAGCAGGCCGAGATAGACCACTGCCAGCAGCGCGCCGATTACCCACAGCGCCGAGTCGCCGAGCAGCGGCTTGAGCCAGCCGAGGCCGTAATAGACGCCCAGGGACAAGCCGGAAATCAACGCGGCGCCGAAGACGAAGCCGATCAGACGCTGCATCCAGGGTTTGGCGACGTTGGCTCGCGGTAGGGCCTGCAAGCCGAGTTTCATCGACTCCAGATGGACGATGTAGATCAGCGCGATGTAGGAGATCAGTGCCGGCAGGAAGGCATGCTTGATCACTTCCACATAGGGAATGCCAACGTACTCGACCATCAGGAACGCCGCGGCACCCATCACCGGCGGCATGATCTGGCCGTTGACCGAGGAGGCCACTTCCACTGCGCCGGCCTTTTCTGCCGAGAAGCCGGTGCGCTTCATCATCGGGATGGTGAAGGTACCGGTGGTCACCACGTTGGCGATCGACGAACCGGAGATCAGGCCGGTCATGCCGGAGGCCACCACGGCGGCCTTGGCCGGACCGCCACGGAAATGTCCGAGCATGCTGAAAGCCAGCTGGATGAAGTAATGCCCGGCTCCGGCGCGTTCGAGCAGGGCGCCGAACAGCACGAAGAGAAAGACGAAGCTGGTGGACACGCCCAGCGCGATGCCGAAGACGCCTTCGGTGGTGATCCACTGGTGGTTGGCCAGGGCGGTGAAGCTGACGCCGCGATGGGCCAGCAGGCCAGGCATCCACGGGCCGGCGACGCTATAGACGAGAAATACCAGGGCGATGATCGCCAAGGGTGGGCCGAGCGCACGGCGCGTGGCTTCCAGCAGCAGGGGAATACCGATGCAGGCGGTCACCAGATCCATGGTGGTCAGGTTGCCGGGGCGCTGCGCCAGCTGCGAATAGGCGATGAACAGGTAGGCCGCACTGGCTGCGGCGACCAGGCCAAGGGCGATGTCGACCAGCGGTACGCGATCACGCGGCGAACGTTTGAATGCGGGGTAGGCGAGAAAGGCCAGCAACAGGGCGAACGCCAAGTGAATCGAGCGGGTTTCGGTGTCGTTGAGCACGCCGAAGCCTAGGACGAACGGCAGTGGCGAGGCGATCCACAATTGGAACAGCGACCAGAGCAACGCAAGCCCGGCGATGACTGCGGCCATCGGCCCCGCAGGTGAGCGCGCGCCGACATCCTGGGCGATCAGTTCCTCGGTGGACAGTTGTTTGTCTTGCATGAAATGAGGCCTGTTTTTTCAGGTAACGGAACCGCGAAAACCCGTGGCCAACCGGCGCACGGGTTCTCAGCGTGGCATCGCAGCGATCAGGGCCGCCTCAGCGAGGCAGCCCTGGCGAGCCTTACAACCAGCCGCGTTCCTTGTAGTAACGCTCCGCGCCTTCATGCAGAGGCGCGCTCAGGCCGACTTCGATCATCTCTTCCGGCTTCAGATCCTTGAATGCCGGATGCAGGCGCTGGAAGCGCTCGATGTTCTCGAACACCGACTTGACCAGCTGGTAGACCACTTCGGCATCGACCTTGGAAGTGGTGGACAGCACGGCCTTGCCACCGATGGACTGGGTCGCCTGGTCGTTGCCCTTGTACAGGCCGCCCGGGATCTCGGCCTTGGTGTAGTAGCTCTTCTCTTCCAGCAGCTTGTCGATCTCAGGACCGGTAATCGGCACCAGCACCGCATCGGTGGTGGTGGTCGCTTCCTGGATCGCGCCATTGGGGTGGCCGACGAAGTAGGTCATGGCATCGATGTTGTTGTCGCCCAGCGCGCTGGCCTGTTCGGCCGGCTTCAGCTCGGCGGCCAGGGAGAACACCGACTGGTCCCAGCCTTTGACCTTCATGATCTCTTCGAGGGTGTCGCGCTGGCCGGAACCGGGGTTGCCGATGTTGACGCGCTTGCCCTTGAGGTCGTCGAGGCCCTTGATGTTGGCGCTGCGGCGGGCGAGTACGGTGAAAACCTCGCTCTGCAGGGAGAAGACTGCACGGATGTCGTCCATTTTCCCTTCTTTCTCGAAGGGGGCGACGCCTTCCATTGCCTTGTACTGGTGGTCGGACTGCATGATGCCGAAGTTGAATTCGCCACTGCGCAGGCCGTTGACGTTGGCTACGCCGCCGCCGCTGGCCGGGGCGTTGCACTTGATGTTTTCCGCATTGCGGTTGACGAAGCGGCAGATCGATTGCCCGGCAACGTAATAAACGCCGGTCTGGCCGCCAGTGCCGATGGTGACGAACTTCTCTTGCGCCTGTACCACTCCGCTCAGGCCGGTTCCCGCCAGAGCAGCGGTAAAGATCCATGCCAAGGATTTGCCTTTCATGGATGCACTCCTTTTTGGTTGTTTTCGGATTCCCGGGCATCCCTTGTGAGTCTGCGCGGAACTTGAGTCTAGCAGGCGCCCGGCTCGGGAACAGCCCGAAGCTTACGGACCCGTCTATCCGATCCGTTAGTTCCGCGCCCATTGCTAGGACCGGTTCGGTTGACAGTGGTTGCGTGCAGCAGTCCCGGATTTTATTGTTCAGAAATTGTGCATGATGATTCGGTTGTACAGGATCCGTGCCCCTCAATGGCCAGAAAAACCGACCAAAGGCCTAGGACTTCAGTCGCATTGTGGGTCGTCCTGCCTGATAGCATTATGGCACCAGTCTTCAGGCATGAAGGCATGCTGCTCGGACAGGGCCAGGGGCCTGACGAACGAAGCGCCAACAGGGATCACCGCAGGAGGTGAGTCGTTGCTGGCGCTTTTTTGTGCCCCGTCGCATAACAACAAAAACGATACAGAGACCCGCTTGGCCGTCTAGAGCAGGGACATCGTCGCAAGGCGAGCAAGGCAAGGAACGCACGAAGCACTGTGGTGCATCGATCGAGAC includes:
- a CDS encoding TAXI family TRAP transporter solute-binding subunit — translated: MKGKSLAWIFTAALAGTGLSGVVQAQEKFVTIGTGGQTGVYYVAGQSICRFVNRNAENIKCNAPASGGGVANVNGLRSGEFNFGIMQSDHQYKAMEGVAPFEKEGKMDDIRAVFSLQSEVFTVLARRSANIKGLDDLKGKRVNIGNPGSGQRDTLEEIMKVKGWDQSVFSLAAELKPAEQASALGDNNIDAMTYFVGHPNGAIQEATTTTDAVLVPITGPEIDKLLEEKSYYTKAEIPGGLYKGNDQATQSIGGKAVLSTTSKVDAEVVYQLVKSVFENIERFQRLHPAFKDLKPEEMIEVGLSAPLHEGAERYYKERGWL
- a CDS encoding TRAP transporter permease produces the protein MQDKQLSTEELIAQDVGARSPAGPMAAVIAGLALLWSLFQLWIASPLPFVLGFGVLNDTETRSIHLAFALLLAFLAYPAFKRSPRDRVPLVDIALGLVAAASAAYLFIAYSQLAQRPGNLTTMDLVTACIGIPLLLEATRRALGPPLAIIALVFLVYSVAGPWMPGLLAHRGVSFTALANHQWITTEGVFGIALGVSTSFVFLFVLFGALLERAGAGHYFIQLAFSMLGHFRGGPAKAAVVASGMTGLISGSSIANVVTTGTFTIPMMKRTGFSAEKAGAVEVASSVNGQIMPPVMGAAAFLMVEYVGIPYVEVIKHAFLPALISYIALIYIVHLESMKLGLQALPRANVAKPWMQRLIGFVFGAALISGLSLGVYYGLGWLKPLLGDSALWVIGALLAVVYLGLLKIAASNPPLPHEDPNMPLEKLPETRPVLLSGLHFLLPVVVLVWCLMIERLSPGLSAFWGSVMLVIILLTQRPLLSWMRHDRSHPDGTFMDGVIDLREGLIAGARNMIGIGIATAAAGIIVGAVSQTGVGLVLADLVELLSMGNLLLMLLLTAFLSLILGMGLPTTANYIVVSSLLAPVIVALGQQNGLIVPLIAVHLFVFYFGIMADVTPPVGLASFAAAAVSKGDPIRTGVTAFYYSLRTAALPFLFIFNTDLLLIGVDFWHGVLIFIVATIAMLVFAAGTQGYFLVRSRWYESVLLLLVAFTLFRPGFWMDMIHDPYQEIPPAQLVEALGNVDEDSQLRLRVLGEDAVGDPREFVLLLAIPDGASGEEKLEKIGLLTYEEDGKLLVDSVTFGSPAAEAGLEFDQQILSVRAPTDRWPKELMWAPGFLLFALIVWMQRRRRQR